The genomic interval ATAATACGAGTctattgattatttatctGGTAAAGATAAATGTCCCAGAGAAAGATTTACTCTAAAGATTTTAGTAGTCTCCACAGGAATGAAACAAAAGATGCAAAAATACTCATTTATAGCACTACAGGAAATTTTAGGTGCCAGGCTGATTACTATCTAATGTAGTAACTGTACTGGAAGAACATTCTAGGTGATGTAATGATGAAAGAGAAGCATACCTCGCCCTGTCCATGCAATGATGCCAGCAAATCTTTCACAGATGGGTCATTCGGGTCAACACCAGGAAGCTATAAtttgaagggaaaaaaaaagcaagtcAGTTATATGCAACTGAAACATCTAGATTAGCATGTCATTGGTTCAAAATCGACACTTACAGAGTTAAGGATGGATGTAACAAATGATCTGTCTTCAAACACCTTGCTCATATCAGCCTGGCCAGAGACACCTGCATCCTGGACAGACATTTGGAGAGCTGTGTACAGGACAGATAAAACATCAGACCACAGAACATTGGAATGATCGAATGTGTGgtgattttttctttgcagGTTTCAATGAGCTTGTACTGGAAACAAatcagtactccctccatttcaagaTATAAGGTCATTTTGTTTCATTAGGACAAAGGTTTGACCAAATATTACTCTACTAATATATCACTTATGATACAAAAGTATAATCATATGTACTTTCGAACGCGAATGtaataatatcatttttgtgtcataaaaattatatcttcATAAAGTAATCATTGGTCAAACCATTGTCCTGACGAAACAAAACGCGCCATATATTTtgacatggagggagtactacagAAGTGGATATAAAAATGGaccaaaatatacatatataaacaagtATTGAATTATCATTATTGGAATTAGTTAAACTAAGTTATACAATAATGAAAGAACTGAATGGACAAAAGGATCTACACGTACCTAATGCCAAGTCCTGGTCATCTACAGCAGCCTCTGCCATAGCAGCATCAGCCACAGCTGCAGCCCCTGAAGAACCCTCCTCCATTGACATAGCAAGTGCCTTTTGTAGAAGCTGAGCATCGTCATCTTCCTGCAATCACATCTACATTAGCCAACTCTTGTCCATCTAAACAGCATCCAAGGCTCAGATAAACGAAAAAGTACAATGCATCATGCATTTTAATTGAAATGGTTCCTTGCAAACTTCAACTATCGAAGTGTCAATAGCTGATCCAGCATAAGATACAAGATTCCTCTTACTAAGATCAAGGCAGGTAGGATGGGATTGactttgtttaaatttaaaatcagaAGTACTGAAAACTATATTtaggcaaaaagaaaaatcaaagcaACTTAAAAGAGCGGACGAAACaattaacacatatatagtGGGCTATCACCAGAATCATGACTAAGCAGCGCTAGTGATGGTTTCTGCATGAATCAATTTTGCTGATCAAGGATCACATAGTCACTCTGCCATGTGGAGTTCATTTCATAAAGTGAAAAATCTTCATCAATGAAGTTCACACAAATTTTGGCCAAATTGTTTGAATTGTAAACTTTTAGGCGTTAATTAGAGATGCACCAGAAAAAACAGAATGGTTGTTACTTTGCTTCGGTGGGAAGCATTGATTGCAGCCTAGTTATATAGACATCACTTATAGACAAAGAATGAAATGGCTAAGAAGTTAGAAGCCTGCATTGGGAACACTACTGTCCAAACAGTACTAGAATATTGTTACTAAGCTTATTGTGAAAAACTGAGAGCTTTAACATGAATAATTTGTTATGCTTGCGATGACAGGCAGTGCTGCCaggtaatttttgtttatacaaAGCATGGTCCAGATTGAATGCCATTGGCAATTTTGTAGATCACTATAAAAGCTATTCAAAGCAAGGAGAGTGAGGATTGTAGGATGGCAGGTGTGGTTGCTTGAGGTTAATGATAGGAAGCCTGTGATGTGTTGATGAAGATTAAACTGATTTAGATAGCTATATGACACAATATCccaattgtaaaaaaaattacagtgTGATGGTTAACCATTAGATAACGAGGATACCTTCGGCTgatcttttttatcatcacTTGCAGCATTAGAGGCAGGTTCTGCTTCTGCCATAACAGAATCAGTGTTTGAGCTTGATGCATGGTCCTTATTTTCAGCACCAGAAGATTCTTCAGCAGCCTTTTTTGCAATAGCCTCTTGCCTTGCTCGCTCTTCTTCCATAGATAACCGCAGGGCGAGAGCCAATTCTGGATCTACATTTGGGTCCACGTCAAATTCAAATCCAGCAGCACCagtagctgcagctgctgccgcAGAAGCAGCAAAACCGCTTCCACCCTCTTCACCAGTGaagataggagtgctgttaaAGGGGAGGGGAATTAATTTGTCAGCAAAAGGACGGTTTGTCAGCAGAAGTACATTAACATAACAAGCCTAGAGCTCTAACAAACTGATAGGTTATTACCTTATAAGCACATCAGAAAGGGCGTTTTCACCGGGAAGGACATGAACAATGTGGCTGCTATCACTGCTGTTCACGGCTGAGATTAGCGCTTCGAGTTTCTCAGGCTTTTCATCATCGGTTTCACCAAAGTCAACAATGTCAAGAGCAACATTGTTCTTCTTCAACTTTTTCCCGATTGTCTCCAAAACTTTCTTGTCGTAATTCACAGGGCTGAAAGTTCAGGCCAGAATCAGCaagatcaaaatatttgatcTTAGGTGCATTTCCCTTTGGAATATTATTGTTCGGGTGCGACCAGACTACTaaggattatttttttataaaaaaggtATCAGAAAATCTATCATGCCCAACCATACCTTCCAATAAAAGCTATAATCCGCTGTTGCTGCCTCTTATTTTGGCGATGCTTAAGAGCCAGCTGAGCAACCTGGATTGCTGCAGCCAAATTTGCTTCAGCACCAACTTCAAGTCCTGCATATACAATGACAGACAGCAGTCCGTTAGATAACTACAAGTATCAACTGAGTAACTGACAAACTACATAGTCATCCAGGCAACACAATTCCACAAACTACCCCTACCACAGCTTCTAACCAGGACAAGTTCATAAAGTCATAAAAGCAGCTAAAGCAATCTGACTAATTGGTACAATTCCTCCTCTGCTACAACCACAAACATATCCACTGAAACAAACGTATCCACTATAGAAAGCAGTAAATATGGGGTTGATTGGAACTCACCGTGCATACAGGCGAGGATCTTGCCGAGGTCGCTGGTGGGAGTGACGAGCACGCGCACGCCCTTTCCGGCCATCGTCATGACGCCCACCGTGTTCTCCGGGTTGGACTGCAGACGCTCGCCGGAAAAACAGTCAGATCCGGAACCCAGAACCCTAAATCGTACGCAACGGTACGAGGCGAATCGATCGGGGTCGGGCAGTGGCGTACCTGGGTCTTGGCGCCGCAGATGAGGTTGACGGCGTCAGCCTGCGCCTGGAACCGCGACGGCGCGTAGTCGCCGTTCCGCATCCACTCCGAGTTGTCTATGCAGATCATCGTCGCCTGCGGCGGGGGGAACCATGAAAAAAGCGATAGATTAGTGAGAATCGTAGCTCGTGGAGAGCGATCTGCCAAGGGAGGGGGGAGAGCGCGGCGGGTTGCGCGACGAACCTCGAGCACCATGTCTGCGCCCCCGATGTGGTTCCTGCCGTCGAGGGGGTGGCTTGGTTTGGGGAGCAAGATGGTACGGGAGGAGTCGGGAGCAAAGTGTGCGGGGGTGTGGGTTATATTTCCTGCTTTCCACTCCAGAAACGGGCCGCTTTCTAAGGAGGAAGGATGTTTGGCCCACTTAGGCCCATCAGTACGGCCCATGGTTTTGGCAACAAAAGCGAACACCAACACATACTATAAGAAAACCTTCCTTgttcaaaacaagaaaaacagccTGGAAACAGGATCTAGAGAACATTAGCACAGACCTTCCAACCATTAATCTAAAGCCACTCTTAACTCCTGTCAACACACTTGACAGCTTTTCTTCATCCAATCTCTGCTCTTGTGACCCAGAGACATCTTGTAACATTTTATAGAGCCATGATCCATCAGTCCAGTACAACAACCTCCTTCTCTTTCATCAGATTCTTCCACGACAACAAAAGCATAACATCCAAAATGTTATATTCAGGGGGAATTAATAATGCGATTGCGGAATATCATATCATTTTGAACCACCCAAAGTTGCCAACAGCAAACAGCCAACAAACAGAAAGCAGCTCCATCAAACTTAGCTCTATGAGGGCAAAAGGAATGTGCAGCAAACTCTTCAAAACCGGAAGGAATATGATTCCAACCTAGTGCATctctacacacacaaaacaaaCACTGCAATTGgacaataaaagaaaaatatgtgcatATTCTTCATAGGTATTACACAATTGACAAAACTATGAACCcttctagttcattttttcCAATTGACCCGCatactagaatttttttccaagCAACCCAAAGAAAACGCTTAAGTTTTAAAGGAACGGGTGAGCTCCATAAATTTTTCATCCCTTTATCAGTCACGTATCTAAAGGTAATCATTCTATGCATTGAACCAAAGGAGAAAACTCTTTTCTTATCTATTGCCCTTATCAACTTTTCGGTGTTATTATCCTATTTTGCTCTATTAAAATCAGAGATAACCTTACACATCTCTTCCCCCCTCCATAGCATCCTCTTGAGCAAAAGCTCTCCTGAAAGACATCCAAGTGTTTAGTTTATTGGGCCAATTTGTTTGTAGTTTGTTGGGTGGAATAAGTCTATTTGACATCCCTTAATTTGACACCGAATTTGATAATCGTCCTCTAACTGAAATACCAGGAATCTTAACCCCCAATCTAGTCAAACCGTATAAATCAGGTTCCAAGACAAGATCAGGGTGTGGTTTAGCTGATGTGGCAGTTAACCCGGTCATACGTGTTGACTTAGTTGAAGGATGGTGGATTGAACGAGAATTTAGTTGATGGTGGCGGTATTTTTCATTATCTAGCTGGTGAGGTGATAATCTAAGTAGGTTAATTATGTCCTCCCACTATTTTAAGACCATAGGTGAAGAGAGATTTGGCATGGAATTCATGTCTACCAAAAGATGGACGCGTCTCAACTCACGTTATAATGTATGCTAATTTATCTAACCAACTCCCTCGTGGAAAACAATAAGCAAAGTCTTTCACTCTACCATGTGCATATTAGCTGTGGATCAACATGTAGCTGTCGAGTATACACTAGTTGAATACACAACCatctgtttcaaaaaaaaaaaaacacacacacacaaccaTCAATTGCATGATAAAAAATTGAGCgaaacatgtaaaaaatcgTCTATATTTACTCACCGCATCAAACTCCCGCTGTCTGGAAACGGACATACACATCCAAACAGTGGCAAACACAATTAAAGTATCCTTTTGGCAGATACAAACCGGATGTTCGCCACCCCTAACCGTATATCATCAATACCCTTCTAATTGTAGCCAAGGACAAATTAACAAAACGGGACAACATCAACCGACGGCGAGACCGCGAAAGCGACCGGTGAACACCTCCCCAGCCCGTACCATTGCTAACGGGGTGTCGTTTGAatgtttttgttaaaaatgaCGAACAATATattcacaacaaaaatataatatacgaataaatttttcatatacttatttttaattattaaaaaattaaaactgaaaaataagctttaataaaaacattaaaaaatatctcaaatttaaaatttaattttaagctCATAAGCCCGAACGAAAAATTCGAGGACGTCAGCAGAAaaacggcgcggcggcccaGGCATACGCAGGCCCTGGTCGCGCCCGGCCCCGCGCGTACGTGTGCCAAAGACGGAAACGAAACCCCCTGCCTGCGGGCTGCGGCTGCACGTCGCCATCCCGCCCCAAGCAGCTCGCGGACGAGGGCGACTTTTTTTCGGCGACCCGCccggccgcccgtcgtccGCCGTGGCGGTCGTATCCCGCCCGAATATGCCTTCCTTTGGCGCCCCACCTTCTTTACTCTCTCCGCACCCACCCTCTTCTCTCCTTCCGGTTGCTcgtctcgctcgctcgctcgctcgcctcgacttccctttttttttttccgcttTCCcttttccccctctctctgtctctctccctctcctcgaTCCGCGGCGCAAACCGAAACACGAAAGCGTGGAGAGGAGTGCAGCCGCTGCCCCCCGGACGCGCCGACATGGAGCTGTTCTACCAGCTGCTCCTCACGGCGGTGGcctccctcctcgtcgcctTCCTGCTGGCCaggctcctcgccgccgccgccacagccaGTGACCCCCGCCGCGAGCCCGATCACGGCCTCGTGATcacgcgggaggaggaggaggcggtggtggagggggaggagcaGGAGAGGATCATCGAGGTCGATGAGGTCGAGGTGAAGAGAGCGCGCGTGGGGGAGGTTCCGGCTGCGGAGGAGTGGGTCGAGGTGAGGAGGGCCTCAGCAGCGGAGGGGAAGCTCGAGTGCTTACCGGAGGCTCCTGTGAAGGCCGCTCGAGAGCTTGTTCTCGATGCCGTTTTGGAGGATCGCAAGGAGAAAACACAAGTTGCCGATGAGCGGTGCGATTTGGCCGCTGCGGCAGAAGAGGTTGTGGGAGTGAAGCCGCGCGAGTTGGGGGTTGAAGCTGTTTCCGGGGAGGTATTTGACGTGGCGCTGGAGGAAGAGAAGGTGCAGGATGTTGGCGTGAAGCAGCATGATTTGGTTGATAAGGTTGCTCCAAATGACGCTCTTGACACCGGGTCGGAGAAACAGGGTGTTCCCATCATTGAAGCTGTTGAAGTGAAGCAGCGGGATGATCTGGGTGCTGAGATAGCTCGGAGTGACGTTCCTGAGGTGGGATTAGAGCAACAGGGAGTTCGCATTGTTGAAGCTATTGATGTGAAGCAACAACATCAGGATAATCTGGCTGCTCCTGTGGAAGATATTGGCGCAGGATTGGAGGAGAGAGTGCAAGCCATTGAAGCGGGGTTATGTGGATTAACTTCTGAGGCAGTTCCTGAAGAGGTTACTAATGAATTGTCTGAGAAGCAAGAAGAAGTTATTGAAGAGAAGGAACATCAATTGGCTGCAGAGACTGCTCCAATAGCAATTTTTGATGTGGCCTTGGCAGAGACGGAGGAACTTAAACTAGAAGAATCCCATGAAGAAGCTATCAATGTTCATGAAGAAGATCAGAGTAAGGGCAAATCTAAATGCGAGCCCCATCTGGTTGATCAACAAGAAGGTTTGGCTTCTAAGGTGGAGTTAGCGGGGAGGAAGACTGATAATGTGGA from Oryza brachyantha chromosome 3, ObraRS2, whole genome shotgun sequence carries:
- the LOC102701340 gene encoding 26S proteasome non-ATPase regulatory subunit 4 homolog, giving the protein MVLEATMICIDNSEWMRNGDYAPSRFQAQADAVNLICGAKTQSNPENTVGVMTMAGKGVRVLVTPTSDLGKILACMHGLEVGAEANLAAAIQVAQLALKHRQNKRQQQRIIAFIGSPVNYDKKVLETIGKKLKKNNVALDIVDFGETDDEKPEKLEALISAVNSSDSSHIVHVLPGENALSDVLISTPIFTGEEGGSGFAASAAAAAATGAAGFEFDVDPNVDPELALALRLSMEEERARQEAIAKKAAEESSGAENKDHASSSNTDSVMAEAEPASNAASDDKKDQPKEDDDAQLLQKALAMSMEEGSSGAAAVADAAMAEAAVDDQDLALALQMSVQDAGVSGQADMSKVFEDRSFVTSILNSLPGVDPNDPSVKDLLASLHGQGEQEKKEDKSSDKPEDEKK
- the LOC102701619 gene encoding acyl-CoA-binding domain-containing protein 5-like isoform X2; translated protein: MELFYQLLLTAVASLLVAFLLARLLAAAATASDPRREPDHGLVITREEEEAVVEGEEQERIIEVDEVEVKRARVGEVPAAEEWVEVRRASAAEGKLECLPEAPVKAARELVLDAVLEDRKEKTQVADERCDLAAAAEEVVGVKPRELGVEAVSGEVFDVALEEEKVQDVGVKQHDLVDKVAPNDALDTGSEKQGVPIIEAVEVKQRDDLGAEIARSDVPEVGLEQQGVRIVEAIDVKQQHQDNLAAPVEDIGAGLEERVQAIEAGLCGLTSEAVPEEVTNELSEKQEEVIEEKEHQLAAETAPIAIFDVALAETEELKLEESHEEAINVHEEDQSKGKSKCEPHLVDQQEGLASKVELAGRKTDNVEISHESSSNDKMVAELPEKEVALQGMPADEAETDMEFGEWEGIERTEVEKKFGAAAAFASSDAGMAALSKLDSDVQLQLQGLLKVAIDGPCYDSTQPLTLRPSSRAKWTAWQKLGNMHPETAMERYMDLLSDTIPGWMGEKILDTKKHEAGGDAGGSVLTMTSHTSNQHDIQGNKEDTDMYGSHLTSSPSPDKGQSSDIPAE
- the LOC102701619 gene encoding acyl-CoA-binding domain-containing protein 5-like isoform X1, with amino-acid sequence MELFYQLLLTAVASLLVAFLLARLLAAAATASDPRREPDHGLVITREEEEAVVEGEEQERIIEVDEVEVKRARVGEVPAAEEWVEVRRASAAEGKLECLPEAPVKAARELVLDAVLEDRKEKTQVADERCDLAAAAEEVVGVKPRELGVEAVSGEVFDVALEEEKVQDVGVKQHDLVDKVAPNDALDTGSEKQGVPIIEAVEVKQRDDLGAEIARSDVPEVGLEQQGVRIVEAIDVKQQHQDNLAAPVEDIGAGLEERVQAIEAGLCGLTSEAVPEEVTNELSEKQEEVIEEKEHQLAAETAPIAIFDVALAETEELKLEESHEEAINVHEEDQSKGKSKCEPHLVDQQEGLASKVELAGRKTDNVEISHESSSNDKMVAELPEKEVALQGMPADEAETDMEFGEWEGIERTEVEKKFGAAAAFASSDAGMAALSKLDSDVQLQLQGLLKVAIDGPCYDSTQPLTLRPSSRAKWTAWQKLGNMHPETAMERYMDLLSDTIPGWMGEKILVTCCDTKKHEAGGDAGGSVLTMTSHTSNQHDIQGNKEDTDMYGSHLTSSPSPDKGQSSDIPAE